Genomic DNA from Carassius gibelio isolate Cgi1373 ecotype wild population from Czech Republic chromosome B14, carGib1.2-hapl.c, whole genome shotgun sequence:
TGCCTGATAACTTTTATTGCTGTTCTTGATAGGTATTGGACAATGCCAAGTAATCGTTCTCTGTCTCTGTTGGTTGATTGGTAggctttgtatttattatataacacAAGATTCTTTTTTCACCCATGCAAACTGTGTATCTTCTATAAAACACCATGTTCAGACTATTTTGAGTAAAGTCTCACTAGAGCTTTAACCTAAAACCTCATtgcccctcctctcctctccaccccctctcttcttttttcttcttgtcTCTGTCTGGACACGTCAGTCACATAACAGGTAATGTTACTGTCTCCTCTCCCATTCCATAGTAGCACCAATAACAGCCTCTTTGGTGTCCTTCTCACTGTCTTCCTCTCTCGCTCcatttctttctctgtttatcgTCTTTAGTATGAGCTTCCTCAGTGTCTTATCATCCTGTCACTGCATTGCAGTTGGCAAATTTGTCAAAACGCCTTTTCATTGCGTTTACGGGTTTccttttttctatatttttttttttacccagtcaCTCATCTCAGAGTGAGTTATGGGTGAAGAAAAAAGGCTAAAGGCCCATCCCTGGTGCAAGTTTTTATTCAGATACCATGTCAAATGATTGAAATGTTTGCAATTAAATGCATCACATAATCAGTTCACCCTCCACCCATTTTTAACATCGCCATTCTCTGGACAAATCTCTAGTTTAGAGTCTTAGAGTTATAATGAGTTATAATcgacttaattttatttttaaggatgaGCCTATTCTAAGAAGAGGAAGACTTCAGAAAAGGTGATTGTTTGTGATACATCTTTCATCATGCATGTGTTTTTAGTGTATGTAGTGTTTCCTCCAGAAATGCGTAACTGattcgtttttgtttttatttccgcACACCAGAGAAAGTTTCGCCCTGGTTAAGGGGGCAGTGCTCCTGgtgggagagggagagagggagggatcACAGGAAGAAACCGTGCCCTCTCTGCTAGGTCCTAGGCATGGAGGCCGAGCCTCTGACACTCAGCACAGACATTTGCACGCAATGATTTCGTTACTACGACCAGAAGACACACTCAAACTGGTTAGGATTTTCTCAGCCCActcttgttttactacactgctTTTTTATGCTCAGGGTCTCCAAATTGAACACAGGCTCTACAAAATGAATTTTATAATCCCAAATCACTGGGAAATTGAATGGATATGAAAATATCTGATGCATTTACACTATTTGTTGTCTCTTTGAGACCGATTAAAGGAAGTGTTTGTACTTACTGCCTGTGTATATTAATCACTGTGTTTTGCATATGCAACGTCACAAGTTCTGCAATGTGGTTTCTGGAGACACTTTAGTTCATCCACCTTCTGCTATGCAGAAATGACAAGAACTTTGTTTTGACTTTTAAGAATACTGTTACACACAATACTTTTTGCTAGGtaaatctttgtataaaaacattattatataacataatacTTAGGTGCTgtgtttaaattataataacagaaaagttaatctaattttaattgctcagttatttttttttatgaattatgtcTGATTCATTTACAGTGTACCTACATTTCTCTTTCTCCCTACCTCAGGCTGTGCGTTTGGAGTCTGTGAGCCCAGTCAGAGTGAGGTATTTGCTTATAATCGGCACACTTAACAAAAAACTGGAGAGCCTACTACTTGGCATGGACTTCCCAGGGTCAAACAGGTAGCATGTCTTTATAAACGAAATCATTAAATCATCATCATACGATTTAATTTCATTATAGATAAATCtggaattatttatttgtatgtgggACATGCCTGTTAAAAATTTGTAAATGCATTGTTTTATAGACAAAATACTGTTGCATTTTTGatgatatgtttttatttttacattatgctTTTTTGGAAATGAAATGTGCAGATATTTTGCAAACATGGTGCCCATGTTTAGTTgcagttttaaagggatagttcaaccaaaaatgacatttgTGTCATCATACtacttttaattactttttttcttctgtgaaacataaaataagttattttgagCCATTGAGTTTTTGTGTATAGACAAAAAGTGCTGagacatttcttaaaatacattttagacaaatataaaacaaatattttcatatatgttTTCATTTGGGGTGAACTCTCTCATTAAATATAACTTTTAGCAAAATTTGTAATTAAAACTGCAGAACATTTCAGTAAGCCTGTCAAGAAACTTCTCACTTATTTCTTCTCACTTCCTCAGTGACGAGTGCACTATTGGACTTGTCTTGCCAATATGGAGTGACACGCAGGTTTACCTTGACGGAGATGGGTAAGAACATAAGACTTGAATCATGCTCACTAGAAGTCAACTAATTAGTACAAACATCTGATGATATAGCAGGGAAAGCAAAAACGGCAAAAGTGTTTTAGTACTGTATGaagcaatcttgataacattatctTACCATCAAAGTCAACTCTCGCATACGCTTTTAATGCGGTTTGTAAATTGAAGGGAGCTCAAGCACAGAGGTTTTGCTTCTTTAGAAAAAATCAGTCAACACTAAACTAAATCtaactgaactgaaaaaaaagtaaataacattaaaacaaaaccGAGCGATGCTTCCACTTTAAAGTTTATCTGCAAAGCTCTGCAGAACCTTAGTCACTGTTAAAGCCTCAGCCCCAGGGTTCTGCTTTTCTGACAGCTTGTTTTCACTCGTTCTCTTACAGAGGTTTCAGTGTGACATCTGCAGAAGTGACACGAATCTTTAAGCCTGTGTCCATTCAGACGATGTGGTAAGCTTTAAAGCAGGAAATGCTGAGGAAACACTGAATTTCCTCAACTGTCAACGGCATGCAGTGGGACGTTGGTCTCGCAGCCTACAAACACTTAAATATGTGTAATGCTATTTGTCTTTATTCTGGTCGTCTAGTCAGTTACATGCACACTGTTAGACATCTGCCTCAAGCCTCCAAGTTAGCTCTGTGACGTGTAAATGTGTTTGTGGTTTGTTGATTGCTTGTTCACAGCACTCTCTGATGTGTCACTCTTACTTTGCTCAAGGTCAGTGTTGCAGGCGCTGCATGGCTGCTGTGAACGGGCCGTGCGTGGGGCTGTCATACCAGGCTGCGGGCTGGAGTGGGCACACCATTACAGAGGGAACGTGGAATCTGACCAGCACTGCCTTAATGAATGGGCGGTCATGACTGGCCTGGAGTCAGTCAGGAGGGACAAGGGAACACGTTCATCATTGAATCGGGAGTCAGTGGAGAAGGACATCAAAGCCCAACTTCGAGATATCATGAGGACTGAAGACTTAGAAAACATTACCTCAAAGCAGGTAAAATGAAAGGGAGTATGGCTTTACAATGTCCCAGAATGTCACCAAGCTCTTCCCTCTAGTCACCTATAGGCCACTTTTCATGATCCAATCAGTTCCTGATGGATAAAGTCAAGTTCCACACTGAGTGCAAACAGGTCGTTTAACAGAAGTCAAATGGTTACAAACAGAATTTCATgaaggggcagctgtggcctaatggtaagagacttggactagttacccaAAGGTCGCCGGTTTGAttctctgtgctggcaggagttgtaggtggagggagtgaatgaacagcgctctctgcCACCCTCAATATGGCTgtagtgtccttgagcaaggcactgaacccccagttgctccccggttgctggatctatagctggcCACTGCTCTgggggtgtgttcacttctcactgctgtgtgtgtttgcacttggatgggttaaatgcagagcaccaattctgagtatgggttaacaTACTTGGGAAATGCCACGACTTTCACTTTGAACTTTTTTTACTTATATCATCTACCCTTTaaaaattcctttaaaataatacaGAACATTATGctgtattttgtaaaaaaaaaaaaaaattgtattttttttttgtgtgtgtgtgattgtgttatgatatgtaaacttttttttgcatgtgcatgcaagtttttttttttttttttttttttacagttgttttgCTGCCATCCTTCCATAACTGTCGCAATGCAATACTTGCTTCTGAAAAGTGTCTGTTATGGAAGGATGGCAGCAAAACAacggtaaaaaaaacaaacaaaaaaaaacaacttgaatgcacatgcaaaaaaaagtttacaaatcataacacaatcacacacacacacacacaaaaaaaaaaatattttttatttttttattttttaccgtTGTTTTGCTGCCATCCTTCCATAACAGACACTTTTCAGAAGCAAGTATTGCATTGCGACAGttgcaaaacatttcacaattgccatgttttttactttattttcagttAGTGGTCTGTTTgaactggatttatttaatatgGCCCCTTTGAAGTTATTCAaagtacactacagttcaaatcttatggggttggtaagatttcttttatttaaaaaaaatatatatatcttatgttcaccattaattaaaaaaaatacggTGAAATATCAATATTGTGAAATCGTGGCCATTTTAAATAACTtcattctgtttgaatatatttaccAAATCAAATTTTATtcctggcaaagctgaattttcaggaccattactccagtcttcagtgtcacatgatccttcagaaatcattccattatgctgatttgctgctccttTTTGCAGAATTCTAGAAAATTCTAAAGAgtagcatttttattaattaaatgtgccCCTGCTTGACAAaagttaatttcttaaaaaaaaaaaaaaaaccttggctgATCTCAAGCATTTGAACAGTGGTGCAAGCCTGAGGACACACCTTTTAAAGACTCTCTTCTTCTAGAACTTACTCAAAAAGTTAACGTGCCTGGGCTTGTTGTCTAACCCAGAGAATCTTTGTGGTCTGAACACCAGCAGCACTCATTTAGTGAGAAGCTTGATTTGATGCTTGTAAGTGTTGTATACCATGTGACTTGCCATTTTAATGCCATTTGTATCCCAAACCCATGATTGTGGAGTTTCTAGCACCCTACAGTTGAGCTACAGtcactctttctgtgtgtgtgtaggtgcgaACAGCCCTGGAGTCCAGAATAGGCATAGACATGAAGGACTACAAAGAGTATATTGACAATGAGATGATGGTCACAATGGCACAGATGGACAAACCTTCCAGAATCTTGGACTACCTTTACTTGGTGAGTGTTGACATTTGTCTTGTCTGCTATACTGTTGGAAATACacttatttattgtgtgtgtgtgtgtgtgtgtgtgtgtgtgtgtgtgtgtgtgtgtgtgtgtgtgtgtgtgtgtgtatgtgtatgtgtatgtgtatatatatatatatatatatatatatatatatatatatatatatatatatatatatatatatatatatatatatatatatatatatatatatatatatacaaattgtcCTTTTTTCCCCCAAAGGGTTCCGAATGGAATGCTGCCAACTTTGAAGAACTACAGAAGAACAAGTATAcaacttaaatttaattaaaattaagataatttaatcctttaatatgttttattacttatctgtttaatgttttttttaaataaaaatgttctgctgcataaaaataattctttttttaattttttgtttttgtttttggtagTGTGGGCTACATCCTCAATGTTACCAAGGAGATTGACAACTTTTTTCCAGAATCCTTCACCTATATGAATATTAGAGTTTACGATGTGGAAGCGACCGACCTACTCTCGTACTGGAACAACACATACATGTTCATCAGTGAAGCAAGGtgctcaacacacacactcctcttactttgtgtttgtattctGCCCACGCTGACTCTTTAATGCATTGGTTTATTTTTAAGCACACATGCAGTATGGTGTACTTAACCCCCTATGAAAAATATCGTCTCTGTCTCATTCTAATATATTATGTGTCATTTGTTTTGTACTGATGATGATACAGGAAGAGTGGACAAGCCATACTGGTGCATTGTAAGATGGGCGTCTCTCGCTCTGCCTCCACAGTAATTGCTTACCTGATGAAGCAGCAGGGCTGGACATTAGACGAAGCCCTCAACCACGTGAGAGAAAGACGGTCTATAGTGCAGCCCAATGAAGGTTTCCTCAAACAGCTGCATACGTACAGTGGCATCCTCAATGCCAGGTGACTCACATTCTCATAATGGTGCTGCACTAAAATATGGCGTCATACTTGCGTAAACAAGCATTCACACAAAAGTACTGACATTTTCCCACTTGTGGAGCATCTTAgtggcagtgttaatttcgttgacgaagactatgacgaaaaatattcgtcaactaacctttttcacggacgaaaactaaataaaaactaaataaaaagtcagatatgatgacgaaaaacgtgacgaaatataactgacactttagtcaacgaataaaaatgagacgaaaatatatgggagggacgaatggagaagagatccaatcagagcgaatctttgagggtaggttgatctatgcagaagcagccgagccattttaaaaagccgcggcaaatgcaagcgcaacagctaaacaaacgcagcagcagttacacagaaaagagaacaaagatgagtttgcagaaattcgcacagtttcgaggacgttttcataacagttaagttgtttacacagggaactactgcgaccttttgaaatgccattgcgacccaaatttttatggggtcgtaaatgtatcactgattatttttgtacctacttatgtgtaatgctatgttttaatatgagcatttattaaaacagaaatgtgtaagaatacgttttataacgtgctccaagcattcaacacatcaagttggcttcagccccgcgctgcgggaaagttgaactgagcagctggttactcgcgcaacactgaaccgagttctccttcaggacgtttgcgtcctcctgcacctgaacgaac
This window encodes:
- the si:ch211-203d1.3 gene encoding protein phosphatase Slingshot homolog 3 isoform X1 yields the protein MALLTLHRTPSVSTTPDEPILRRGRLQKRESFALVKGAVLLVGEGEREGSQEETVPSLLGPRHGGRASDTQHRHLHAMISLLRPEDTLKLAVRLESVSPVRVRYLLIIGTLNKKLESLLLGMDFPGSNSDECTIGLVLPIWSDTQVYLDGDGGFSVTSAEVTRIFKPVSIQTMWSVLQALHGCCERAVRGAVIPGCGLEWAHHYRGNVESDQHCLNEWAVMTGLESVRRDKGTRSSLNRESVEKDIKAQLRDIMRTEDLENITSKQVRTALESRIGIDMKDYKEYIDNEMMVTMAQMDKPSRILDYLYLGSEWNAANFEELQKNNVGYILNVTKEIDNFFPESFTYMNIRVYDVEATDLLSYWNNTYMFISEARKSGQAILVHCKMGVSRSASTVIAYLMKQQGWTLDEALNHVRERRSIVQPNEGFLKQLHTYSGILNASKQRHSALWRRKSKPEVRQPSVHNDAATGSEQEQKEEDSESPEDESSYEEEEPDVFDEHLDESVPDTSGAETAPSNPLITVQESDKVSSSPSRSGRMDLFSLMQSIQLDDEDRGLDKEVTAGQRLSPAQRRRSHERRSLTYQRAHVDVSPEPSSKQSPNTNQDEAL
- the si:ch211-203d1.3 gene encoding protein phosphatase Slingshot homolog isoform X2, which translates into the protein MALLTLHRTPSVSTTPAVRLESVSPVRVRYLLIIGTLNKKLESLLLGMDFPGSNSDECTIGLVLPIWSDTQVYLDGDGGFSVTSAEVTRIFKPVSIQTMWSVLQALHGCCERAVRGAVIPGCGLEWAHHYRGNVESDQHCLNEWAVMTGLESVRRDKGTRSSLNRESVEKDIKAQLRDIMRTEDLENITSKQVRTALESRIGIDMKDYKEYIDNEMMVTMAQMDKPSRILDYLYLGSEWNAANFEELQKNNVGYILNVTKEIDNFFPESFTYMNIRVYDVEATDLLSYWNNTYMFISEARKSGQAILVHCKMGVSRSASTVIAYLMKQQGWTLDEALNHVRERRSIVQPNEGFLKQLHTYSGILNASKQRHSALWRRKSKPEVRQPSVHNDAATGSEQEQKEEDSESPEDESSYEEEEPDVFDEHLDESVPDTSGAETAPSNPLITVQESDKVSSSPSRSGRMDLFSLMQSIQLDDEDRGLDKEVTAGQRLSPAQRRRSHERRSLTYQRAHVDVSPEPSSKQSPNTNQDEAL